The following are encoded together in the Bos indicus isolate NIAB-ARS_2022 breed Sahiwal x Tharparkar chromosome 27, NIAB-ARS_B.indTharparkar_mat_pri_1.0, whole genome shotgun sequence genome:
- the SARAF gene encoding store-operated calcium entry-associated regulatory factor isoform X1, translating to MAAAGGPAAAGRCALSSLLLLLLVVGTAQCWDERDRILLRDIKALTLYYDRYTTSRRLEPIPQLKCVGGTAGCDSYTPKVIQCQNRGWDGYDVQWECKTDLDVAYKFGKTVVSCEGYESSEDQYVLRGSCGLEYQLDYTELGLKKLSESGKEHGFNSFSHYDSKLYSPESSSLGGVVTIVLLLAVAFGVYKFFLSDGHESPPPYSEDPPYSHRYQRFSSSAGPPPAGFKSEFTGPHGATAGFGSAFTGQQGHEHSGPGFWTGLGTGGILGYLFGSNRAATPFSDSWYPSYPPSYTSTWNSRAYSPLRGGPGSSSACSSSEPRTRTASGYGGTRRR from the exons ACAGAATACTGTTGCGGGACATAAAAGCACTCACCCTCTACTATGACCGCTATACCACTTCCCGGAGGTTGGAGCCCATCCCACAGTTGAAATGCGTGGGAGGTACAGCTGGATGCGACTCTTACACCCCTAAAGTCATACAGTGTCAGAACAGAGGCTGGGATGGTTACGATGTACAG TGGGAATGTAAGACTGATTTAGATGTCGCatacaaatttggaaaaactgTGGTGAGCTGCGAAGGCTATGAATCCTCTGAAGACCAGTATGTACTTAGAGGTTCCTGTGGCTTGGAGTATCAGTTAGATTACACGGAACTTGGCCTGAAGAAACTGAGCGAGTCTGGAAAAGAGCATGGCTTTAACTCATTCTCCCACTATGATAGTAAGCTGTACTCCCCAGAGTCTTCTAGCCTTGGTGGGGTGGTCACCATCGTGCTGCTGCTTGCTGTTGCCTTTGGAGTTTATAAATTCTTCCTCAGTGATGGTCATGAGTCACCTCCACCATATTCTGAGGATCCTCCGTATTCCCATCGTTACCAGAGATTCAGCAGCTCGGCCGGGCCTCCTCCTGCAGGCTTCAAGTCTGAGTTCACAG gaCCGCATGGTGCAACTGCTGGTTTTGGCAGTGCTTTCACTGGACAACAAGGACATGAACATTCAGGACCTGGGTTCTGGACTGGCTTGGGCACCGGAGGGATATTAGGATATTTGTTTGGCAGCAACAG agcaGCAACCCCCTTTTCAGACTCGTGGTACCCGTCCTATCCTCCGTCATATACCAGCACGTGGAATAGCCGGGCTTACTCACCGCTTCGGGGAGGCCCCGGAAGCTCTTCAGCATGTTCAAGCTCAGAGCCAAGAACCAGAACAGCATCAG GATATGGTGGAACCAGAAGACGATAA